TAAATGACCTagtttttacaatttttcgatAGCCTCTACGACAATTCCAAATTTGCGAGCATTGCACATGTCAAATTGATGGTCATGAACAAGTTAGAGTGGGAGTTTTTCAAAGACGTCGACTACCAACTTGGGGTAAAGGACGGCGACTTCGACAGCTACTGCAAGATTCTGCTTCATCAGGACGCCGAGGCGTCGAACTCGGAGATTGCACGACCAATACCCCCCGCATCTACACTGTCGACATTGTCGCTGCCTTGCTCCTTGTACGCGGCGGAAGCTGCTTGCGACGGCTCCAAGTAGACGCCGTTTGAGTGATACATACATATTTTGGATCTTCTAATGTGTTTTGATTTGTAAATAATACACACAGTATTAGGTATTACAATTAATCAGATGGTTTAAGTTGATCGAGGGGTTGAGATATGTTGATTGAGAATAAGTATATATGTGCTTTTCTTGATTAATTATTCCAACTTTATAGAGTAGTATNgaattttttttttttttttttttttttacttctctccGGTGCTTCAACACGACCCAAAACAATCAATGGCGGAGGAGCTCGAACTCCCCGACGCGCTTCCGAGAGTGGTCGGCCTCCTCGCGGCGTACCTCGAGAAGGCGACAGAGGAGAACAACAAGCGCCGCCCCGTTAAAAGGCTGCGGCAGCAGGGATCGGCGTTCGACATGATTGTGAGGCCGGTTCGCGCCGCTCGCGGCTTACTCGACCGCCTCCCCGACCTTCTTCCCGACTGCAGCCCCCGGTGCTACGTCCTCGCGTTCGCCTACCTCGACCGCTTCCTCTGGAGGCGCCGCCACTCCATCACTCTCGACTCCTTCAAcgtccgccgcctcctcctcacCGCCCTCCTCCTAGCCACCAAGTTCGAGCACAGATCGTAAGTTATACATACCTAcagtttaaataattattgttctTTCAAAACTTAAACTTACGGCGTATATATAATGTCCAAATTGAAACACCAAATTAtggcttttttattttcacttaaATTAACTGAAGTACTACGTTACTTATTTAGGCATgtcaaaaaagacaaaaaaaaaaaaagtattacatatttttatgaatttttttttttttctttcactacaacagaattaggttatggagacacatgtttgggacacttttgagtaagtgtcccattatgctaaaacttaaaaaaacatcaactaatgtctaaatataaagcccaatccaaccaaaaataaaagattactctactcaactcaCCACACCCAGTTCATTTGGttcgattacaaatagaaaagaaaaaaaaaagaaaaatcaattaccatcttttcttctcttttcactcaatccactgaaattctagacgaagagcctttcctgtcgtcctcctccgccaccgcagctaacgagatagagtttcggcggttgctaaatgcttaaataagtgttggtaaattagcagcactcttttaggttatagcgacactctttaaccgtcattatatacctagcgaccccacatatagcaacactttttaaaagtgtcggtaattttagctagcagcacttttttgacatgtacctatatttaaaagtgtcgctatagaccgtttttattgtagtgttgCTTCTAcatttttctacaaaaaatgATCTTTGAACATATACAGATGCATAACTACAAATATATAATCTagtttttacaatttttcgatAGCCTCTACGACAATTCCAAATTTGCGAGCATTGCACATGTCAAATTGATGGTCATGAACAAGTTAGAGTGGGAGTTTTTCAAAGACGTCGACTACCAACTTGGGGTAAAGGACGGCGACTTCGACAGCTACTGCAAGATTCTGCTTCATCAGGACGCCGAAGCGTCGAACTCGGAGATTGCACGACCAATACCCCCCGCATCTACACTGTCGACATTGTCGCTGCCTTGCTCCTTGTACGCGGCGGAAGCTGCTTGCGACGACGCCAAGTAGACGCCGTTTGAGTGATACATACATATTTTGGATCTTCTAATGTGTTTTGATTTGTAAATAATACACACAGTATTAGGTATTACAATTAAACAGATGGTTTAAGTTGATCGAGGGGCGGAGATATGTTGATTGAGAATAAGTATATATGTGCTTTTCTTGATTAATTATTCCAACTTTATAGAGTAGTATATATATCGTGGGTGATTTTGAAgagttttatgttttttttgttttttttatttttttgcggCTATATGTTATATGTATGTTCATGTGAAAGAATTAGCCCAATTTACGGTAGGATATCATCAGTTTCATAAAAAATGgtatttaagtataaattttaatttatgaggTGTTTCTCAAAATACAAGATTAGTTATATAGCCCTATttcttagaaaaataaaataaaataaaattttgatgtaagaTAAAAATTAGAAGTACTAAATAGATGAACTATATTTAACCACTCATTATAAAATCTTCTATAaggatttaattttaaaaatttttcttgaATTATCCTCATCaacttcttgttcttttttttttNATGAGCCCGAGCCTGAGCTTAAACCTAAGCCTGAGCCTGAGCAGTCGTAGCTTAAACTTGAGCCCGAGTCTAAGACTGAGCCTAAGACGGAATTTAAGTCTGAGCCCGAGCGTGGGTTTGACGTTGAGACTAAGCCCGAGCCTGAGTTCAAACCTAAACTTAAGCCGGGGTTTGAACCTGAGCCTGAGCCCAAGTCTGAGTCGAAACCGGAACTCAAGTCTGAGACCGAGTTTTAGTCCGAGTATGAGCGTGAGCCTGAGCTTAAACCTAAGTCTGAGCCTGACAAGCCGTAGCTTAAACTTGAGCCCGAGTCTAAGACTGAGCCTAAGACGGAGTTTAAGTCTGAGCCCGAGCGTGGGTTTGACGTTGAGACTAAGCCCGAGCCTGAGTTCAAACCTAAACTTAAGCCGGGGTTTGAACCTGAGCCTGAGCCCAAGTCTGAGTCGAAACCGGAACTCAAGTCTGAGACCGAGTTTTAGTCCGAGTATGAGCGCGAGCCTGAGCTTAAACCTAAGTCTGAGCCTGACCCAAAATCAGTTAAGCCTTCTTCGTGATGACCTAACTAGACATAGAAGTCGCAGACTCTTCGATACTAAAATCCttccgagaaaaaaaaagaaaaaaaaaaagaaaaaaaaaaaggaagtggTAGATTAATTCACGAAATGTCCtattacttgaaaaaaaaatattaaatacatgaaTACGGTAAATAGactgttattttattttttatttaactaaCATCTTACTTTATAATAACAAGAGTCTCTTTAAGCCCAATCAAAAGCACTTTTAGGTGTCTATTAATGACAAGGTCACCACTTTAAACTTCGACTGATTTGCTAACtagaaatttaaacttaaataataagttaaaaatttgcTACTTAAAACTCTAACCTTGCTATGCTTTTTATACACCGGTGGGACTTAATATTTAtagtttataaaaataaaatcaatattaTTTAAAACAGTTTTATAAACACTACATCGTAATGTAACTAATTTAACGTCAATGAGCCTGATTTTGAGCCAGAGTCTGAACTCAAGGCCAAAGCTGAGTCTGAACCCGAGTCCGAGTCCAAGTTTGGGGCCGAATTCAAATCCAAACGTGAGTCCGAGCCCGAATCAGAGTTGAAGTTTGGGTGCAAGCCCGAGTCTGAATTTGAGGCAGAATCTGAGTCAGAATCTGAGCCCGAGTCCAAATTCGAGGCCGAATCCAAGTATGAGCCCGCATCTACGTTTGAACCCGCATCCAAGACTGAATCCAAATCTGAGTTCAATTTTGAGTCCCAGTTCGAGCCCGAACCTAACTCCAAATCCAGGTCCCTATGTGCGTCTGAATTTGAGGACCATgacgaatttgaatttaagtcCGAGTCCGAGTCCGAATCTAAGTCTGAATTCAAATCAGATTCCAAAATATAGACCGAGCCTGAATCCGAGTCCGAAGttgaatctgaatccgaattcGAGCTGTAGGGGGCCTCTCTCTCAAGAAGAGAGCAGTAGGCGTCGTAGATATCGTCGTTGGCGAAAAGACAGTAGTCAATTGTCATCAAGACGAAGTGCCAGTCTATACTGTTCATCATCTCGCTGGTACTGATCTCTCCGGCAGTATCACCGCTAcataaaatttagtttgaaCTAGTCATTGATCTATACATATCTCAAACATCTACTGTTCAacttttcttttagaaaaatgTTATAATTACAATCTAAAGTAAGTTGTAATCCTACAACtcttaaatactaatttttctctcttaattttatcactcttatatatatatatatatatatagagtccggctactatactatcggtagcacggagggctccgtgctaccaagttgtttttgatgatgcggcttccaaatcgacgatcggctccgttagacttgatctacactattgaaagtaatgggaaattaaatttcagattttttcgacatcatttgactagtgatcaaaagatctcaaaattgacaattttaatggccgatgtggtgtgtttgtgagtttaacggtgtaaaacaatccaaatgcgatgaaaattttatagaaaattcttttcactatttagagtaaaatcaatatatctgatcttgaatttaagtATTNAAACAGATTTTATATACTTCTCTGATCTGAAAAAATCAGGGAGTATTTTgattgtatataaaaaaaaaaaactaatcgaactttttttttttgaagaatccTATAGAAGTAGATAAAAACATCCGCACGGGATTAATTTTAAACTTCctcatgaatatatatatcttaattaaattaggaatcctggaaaaaaaaaaaccaacaaaaattttaagaaacctgcaaggtttctttttttttctttttttttctttttttcgacAATGTAGTTAACTAACACAGCTCGGGAATCTAAAAAATCCGTACGCGTGATCAAGCATTGTTATGTTCGCATCtgaaataatgcaaaaaaaaactgcatgcatgtaattaagtgcttatttaaatattgaaacaagttattaacttttatattaatttcgcgttttaaataaaaaaataatataccgAACAAAATATTGATGCATCTATTAAGAATTTATGGCTTACTAGTTTTCTTCGATATTGATTGCGATGGCAAGGCTGGCGATCAGGAGGTGAACGTTGCGCGCGGTGATCGGCTCGTTTATGGTGATGTAGCGGTTGAAGCGGGTGCAAGCGCCGACGTTCGCCGCGATCCTTGCGCGGAGCGCGGGGACGTGGGAGCCCACTCTCGGAGTTGCACCGGGGCCATGGATGAACTCTCGCGCCATGGTTACGTATGGTTAAAGGTTTTCGTGAGAGAGgttgatttatatatttatataagcatgtatatatatatatatatatatatatatatatatatatatatatatatatagagagagagagagagagagagagagagagggagtggNNNNNNNNNNNNNNNNNNNNNNNNNNNNNNNNNNNNNNNNNNNNNNNNNNNNNNaactatatatatatatatatatatgtacgaatatatttatatatttagttggAGAGAGTGCTTTTGGAAATTGGTATGCattggagagagagggagagaatccGAGTAGGATTCATTTGGAGATAAACCACTATTGCTAAAAGATTAAATTTatggctggggctactatactcttatgagtatagaactttttatactcataaatttttaaccgttgattgatgggatctgtggttaggatgatggctgttcccacttagaatgatagtcttcctctagggttgagtgggtagttagttgaatagtatgatctaacggatgaaaatgatcatggaataaatctaagggccagaaatttatgagtataaaaaagtcaatactcataaaagtacagtagccggactctaaatttattatcactattattattattattattattattattattattatatattcctCCATTTGGagataaacttttttttttttagagataggtagcatgctacctgcttcgtttatctCCAAATggaccgaccatccctagagcaagtggcaaaaggcttggtggttgatacccgaggtcccaagtttgaatcctagttgattcacatttccagctaagtttatttataaacttgGATTTGCTTCATCTAACTAgtatttttaagttatttttaaattagatctatatgtatatctatactacttataattaaaattaaattttattattattattattattattattcctccATTTAGAGATAAACTTGGATTTgcttatatatctatatctatactacttattaAAGACTgagtttgttttgattttttttccaaaattaattATCTCTTGGGGATAATTTGATGTCAATTACTGCTGGCATTATCCAACAATTCATGTCTTATATTCATTAGATATTTTTACTAGTTTTAGATATTGGTatactaataaataattttaaacctCTTATCCaacgaataaaaaaaatatgttatttttctagactaaattatttattttatagtttttcaaTAACTAAAGTATTTTATaactatttattctattttaaatagaaaataacatTATCTACTTGCATCTTTtcttaaaaagatttaaaatcaC
This genomic interval from Ananas comosus cultivar F153 linkage group 8, ASM154086v1, whole genome shotgun sequence contains the following:
- the LOC109714672 gene encoding cyclin-P4-1-like — translated: MAEELELPDALPRVVGLLAAYLEKATEENNKRRPVKRLRQQGSAFDMIVRPVRAARGLLDRLPDLLPDCSPRCYVLAFAYLDRFLWRRRHSITLDSFNVRRLLLTALLLATKFEHRSLYDNSKFASIAHVKLMVMNKLEWEFFKDVDYQLGVKDGDFDSYCKILLHQDAEASNSEIARPIPPASTLSTLSLPCSLYAAEAACDDAK